The genomic window TAAAATGATTATCCGCTGATTTTTCCTCTTGTCTTTCGAAAATGACACCAGGATAGAAGATTAATGGTACACCATCATCAATTAATGACTGAACATGACCATGTGAAATTTTAGCAGGATAACAGACAGTATCACTAGGAATCGTTTCAATTCCTTTTTCATACACCTCTTTGTTTGAACGCGGTGACAATCTCACCCTGAATCCTAATTCAGTGAAAAAGGTATGCCACAATGGGTAATTTTCATACATATTTAAAACACGAGGTAACCCTACTTCACCACGAGTGACTTCTTTTTTACGTAATGGTTTGTATTTAAACAAACGTTTGTATTTATAATCAACTAAATTTTCTTTTTTATCTTCTTTTTTGACTTTAATTCTGGCACCACGTTCACAACGATTTCCCGTAATAAATTGACGGCCATCTGAAAATAAGGTCACAGTTAACATACAATGGTTTTCACATAAACCACAATCTAGACGATCTTTTTTGACAGATAAGTCATCCAATTCTTCAAGTGATAAAATAGTTGATTCATCGCCTAATTCATAATCTTCTAAAGCAATCAAAGATGCACCAAACGCACCCATAAGACCAGCAATAGATGGTCTCACAACGTCTCGTCCAACGAGTTGTTCAAACGCTCGTAGTACAGATTCATTGTAGAAAGTCCCGCCTTGGCAAACGATTTTTTCACCTAATTCTTCTGGTCTTCGTACTTTGATTACTTTGTATAATGCATTTTTCACGACCGAATAAGATAATCCTGCAGAGATTTCCCCTACAGAAGCTCCTTCTTTTTGAACTTGTTTCACTTTTGAATTCATAAAAACAGTACATTTTGAACCTAAGTCAACTGGGTGGATTGCTTTTAGTGCCATGTCTGCAAAATCTTCAACACCATAGTTAAGCGATTTTGCAAATGATTCAATAAAAGAGCCACAGCCTGAAGAACAAGCTTCATTTAGTTGGATAGATGATAATACACCGTCTTTTATTGTCATAGCCTTCATATCTTGTCCACCAATATCTAAAATAAAATCCACACCAGGATTAAAATAGTTAGCAGACTTATAGTGAGCCACTGTTTCGACCTCACCAATATCAATTTTTAAAGCATGTTGAATTAATTTTTCACCATAACCAGTTATCGCAGATTTAGCAATAAAGGCTTTTTCTGGCAATTGTTTATATACGTCTTTAATAATCCGAATGGTTGTTTCTAAAGGCTCTCCTTCATTATTGCCATAATAGGAATAAAGTAGGTTTCCCTCATCATCAATCAATGTTAATTTTGTTGTAGTCGAACCTGCATCAATTCCTAAAAAGACTGCTCCTTCATATGTGGTTAAATCTTTTTTCCGAACTGATGCTTTATTATGTCGTTCTCTAAAGTCGTTTAATTCTTCAGGTGTTTGAAATAATGGCTCTAAACGATCAGACGTCGATAATTCTGACATGTCCTCTATTTCCAACAAGTGAATTAAATCACTTAATACATTAGCCTTAGACCCTTCAGAATCAAGTGCTGCTCCCATTGCCACAAATAATTGTGGATTGTCTGGGAAAATAACATCTTCATCTTTAATAGCTAATGTTTCGATAAATCGTTGACGTAATTCTGACATAAAGTATAAAGGACCACCTAAAAAGGCAATTTTTCCTTTAATTTTTCGTCCAGAAGCTAACCCTGCGATTGTTTGATTAACAACAGCTTGAAAAATACTTGCTGCAATATCTTCTTTAGCTACCCCTTCATTAATCAATGGTTGCACATCTGTTTTGGCAAATACCCCACATCTTGAAGCAATCGGATAGATGGTATGATAGTTTTTTGCCAGCTCATTGACACCATTAGCATCAGTTTTTAAAAGAGTAGCCATCTGATCGATAAATGCCCCAGTACCCCCAGCACAACTTCCGTTCATTCGCTGTTCCATCGCACCATCAAAAAAGGTGATTTTAGCATCTTCTCCACCTAATTCAATCGCCACATCAGTTTCTGGAATCACTTCCTCTACTGTTTTGGTACAAGCAATTACTTCTTGAATGAAATCAATTTTTAATAAATCAGCAAGCCCAATTCCTCCTGAACCTGTAATATTCATTGTGAGTTCTTGGTCGCCGATAACATCTTTTGCTTCTTTTAGTATTTTAATTGCTGCAGTTTTTACATCGGAATAGTGACGCTCATACTTGGAAAATAAAACGTCATTCTCTTCATTTATCACGACTAATTTTACAGTGGTTGATCCCACATCAATTCCTGAACGTAATGTCATCCATTTTCCCTACTTTCTTTATCTGTTCGCTATAGCCATTTTCAAACCATTTTCATAAATACCAGTTTAAATCAAAAGTCGTAAAAAATCTAGCAAAGACTAGGTAATTATTAGACAATTTTTCACAAAGAAAAAGCATACAGTGACTTAACACTATATGCTTTGTTTTCTTATATTAATATCGTTCCGTATGTTTATTGATAACAATCGAGTTTATCAGCGATAAGAGTAACGATATAAAGACCGCTGCTCCTAAACTCGAGAAAGCAAAATTTTGTTCACCGACTATGACTGAGGTAAATTTTAACATTATTCCATTAATCACGAAACTAAACAAGCCAAACGTGATTAAAGTAATTGGTAATGACAGAATATGAAGAATTGGCTTAACTAAAAAGTTCAATGCCGATAACACAATACTTGCCACAATCGCTACTATAAAACTATTCACGTAAAACATTGATGGAAATAACACTGATAATGAGATAAACGCCAATGTATTAATAATCAGACGTTGAAAATATGTCACTAAAAGTCACTCCAGTCGTCGTCCTCTACTTTTTGTGCTTCTTTACGAGGACGTTTTGCTCTTCCTTTTTTTGTTGATTCTGCATAAGGATGACCGTATCCTTCGTATGGTGAGCGTGTTTGACGCGGTTTATTCGATGCTGGAACGATTAAAGCTAAAATAATATACAACACGATTGGAGAACCAAATGTAAACATGGATAAAATCACATAGATGATTCTCACTAATGTTGGATCGATGTTGAAATATTCTGCAATTCCAGCCAAAGTTCCGGTTAATACTATATTATTATTTGATTTAGTCAATTTTCTATTCATTCTTAATCACTCCATCTATTAGTCATTATCTTTTAAGTAAATACTTCCTGTTGTTGTATTTAAAGATAATTGGATCATTTCTTCTTCTTCACGAACAAATTCAACCATTTGATTCATTCGTTCTTTTTTCTCTTTCAATATCTCAATATCTTCTAAACGATTTTTAATTGAGCCAAAGTTCGTTTGACAATTTGCTTGGATACCTGCTTGTTTAGCAAGGGACACTTTAATATCACCATTTACCACAGTTGCTTTGATTTTTTTAGGTTTTAAATCAGTTGATGTCACTTTAATTGTACCATTAATTAGTGACACACTTGTGTGCTCAATGGATGATTTACTCACCACTTCACCATTAACTGTTTGCCCAATAAAATCAACAATTTCACTATTTTCTACTTTAATGTCACCATTTACACCTTCAACTTCTAACATAGTTGCTTTAATGTCAGAAGCTTTAATTTTACCATTAGTTGATTTTAAGAACACATCACCTAATAACATACCTTCTATTTTAATATCACCATTTAACATTTTTACTGATACATGGTCAAATAGGTGTTTTGGTAAATAAAATTCTAATTCACAATTTAATCGTTTGTTTGGAATTTGGAATGAAATATTCTCTTCATCTACTACGATTTCACTACGTTCGATAAATGCTTCAAATGGCGTGTTATTATTTAATTTACCATAGAACTTAACATTCGCAATAACTTTTACATCTGGTTGGTCCCATGTTTTAAATTTAACTTTACCATTTGCTACTTTTACATCAATTAAGGTTGCCGTGCTATTTGGATATAAAAACTCATGTGTGAATGAATGTGAGCTAACTCCTGGTACTTTAATATTCACATCTTTCCATTCAACATTATCTGACACGGTTGAACTAACAGCATCCACTGTTTTTTTCAAGAATTCACCAAAGTATTTTCCTGCTTCTTCTACTTTGCCTGTTGCTTGATTTATTTTTTCGTTTGTTTGTTCTTTCCACTCTTTTGGAATATCAAAACCTAAAATAGATTCTGTTTCTTGTGTATCACGTCGTTCTTTTTTTATAGATTTTAATTCTTCATTTAACTCAGCTTTTTCAGCAGTTAACTGAACGTCAGTTTCTGTTAAATAGGCTAAATCTTTTTTTAGTTGTTCACGTTCTGCTTCTTTTTCAGGTGTTAATGTTTCCAAATCTTCCATTGTATCAAACACCATTAATTGTTCTTCGATTTCTCGAATGTCTTGTCTTAATCCTTGAATTTCAACAGTTAACTCATCATATTCAACTGATTTTCTATTTTCTTCTTCTGCCAATCTCTCTAATATTTTTTCTAATGCTTCACTGTCGTTATATGTCGTTTCTTTTTTCGCATCAACTGTTGTGTGTTTCACTTGTTTGGCTTCATCATCAATTAATTTTTCATCTTTTTCAGTCGCAATGTTTTCTAATAAAACAAGTGCCTCTTCTGTTGTTAAAATACCTTTTTTAACTAAGTCTAATATTCTTTCACGTTCGTTCATCGTATATCCTCCTCTTAACATCTTTATCTATACATTTCTAACCTACACTCATATTATGTCTCATTTTTATATAAATGTCATAGGACTTGAGATTGATTTATGACTGTATATGAAGACTTATTCCTTTATCATCCTAAAAAAATAAAAACCTTAAAATCAACTTTAAGGACTCTATAATTTCTACTGTTGGTAACACAAGTTACCGACAGTTTTTTGTACACAAAAACATGTGATATCCGTTAGAATGAAATTGCGAAAAAACAAACTAAGGAGGATACCACATGTCATATTCACAGACTATCAAAGATATCTTAAATATACTAGACCTAAATATTATTTTTAATGAAAATTGTTTATCTACTGAAAAAATAAAAGGCGTTTTCTCTCGGATATTCCATGGTTTTTTAGAAGAATCTCCTACATGCTGTCCGCATTGTCAAAGTAATCACTCTAATATTATTAAATGGGGATATACAACTAGCCTAATTAAAATGCCTAGTGTTTCTGAATATGTCACTTATATTAGATTAAAGAAACGTCGTTTCTTTTGTAAAAAATGTGATACGACTTTTGTTTTAGATACCCCTTTTGTTTCTAGAAACAACTCTATTTCTAATAATTTAAAACGTCTCATTGCGAAACAGTTAACCTCTAAACACGCCATGAGTGATATCGCAAAACAAACGAGCGTTTCAACTTCAACTGTCTCTCGCGTATTAAAAGAGTGGTATGAACCGATTAAGAAGTATAGTTATGAACTTCCGTCTGTACTATGTTTTGATGAATTTAAATCTGTTAAAAAAGTAGCTGGTTCAATGAGTTTTATTATGATGAACGGTGAAACAAATGAATTAATTGATATTCTACCTGATCGAAGATTACCAAAAATTGAGAATTATTTTAATGGATTCTCTCTAGCTAATAGAAAACAAGTAAAATATGTCGTTTCAGATATCTATCAACCTTACATTACTTTAACTAAACGAGTGTTCCCTAACGCTAAAGTCGTTTTAGATAAATTTCATCTCGTTCAACATCTCGGCAGGGCATTTCAAAAGATACGGATTAAAAGAATGACTCAATTAAAATGTAAAGATAACGGGGTTATCTATAGACGAATTAAAAAGTATTGGAAATTACTTCAAAAAAGTTATGACAAATTAGATTATATCCAACAGCATTGGCGTCCATCCTTTAAAGCGTATCTTTCTGAAAAAGAATTACTTGAACGCTTACTTACCTATGATTCTAAATTGACAGAGGCTTACAACACCTATCAACAAATTTTAAGAGCGATTCAAACAAAGGATTATTCTTTATTTTTGGAATTAATTAATCAACAAACAGGATTTAAAGAGTTTATTCCTGTTTTCAAAACATTAAAAAAATATCGAGAAGAAATAAAAAAACACCTTTGAAACATCTTATTCAAACGGTCCATTAGAATGTATGAATAACCACATTAAAGTCGTTAAGCGTAATGCCTATGGCATGAGAAGTTTTTATAATTTTAAGCTACGACTATCAATTTGTTTAAAAGAATCTGCCTTTACATCACCAAAAAAGATCTAGAAAACTAAATGCTTTCTAGATCTTAAATTCTAACGTATTAATCCTTACCAACAGTAGTTGACAAAGAGCCACTTTAAGGTTTTTATCTAATAATCATTAAAATGAAAGGATTGAAGAAGGATCGATAAATCCACTCCATAACCCTGAACTAATACCAAAATGCAAGTGGGCACCAGTAGAATTACCAGTTGAACCAACTGTTCCAATTGTTTCACCAGCTTGAACCACTGATCCAACGCTTGTTCCAATACTAGTCATATGCATGTAGTAAGTATATAACCCATTATCATGTAAAATTATTACGTGGTTACCAGCACTTGGATGATAGCTTGCTTCAACAACTTCACCTGCTCTAGATGCTAAAATAGGTGTTCCAGCACCAATTGCTAAATCAATTCCATCATGGTGACTACCTGAATAACCAGTCGGATCAGGTCTTGATCCAAACCCACTAGTAACAGTGTATCCCCCAGCTAACGGTAAAGAAAAACCACCCTGACTTGGTAGAGACACCACTTCATTTGGTTTCTCATCTGACTGATTATTATTACTTTGTCCAATAGCACTAGATGGTTTTGATGGTGAAATGCTATCTTGTGCTTCTAACTGTTTTTCTTCAGCTTCTTTTTGTTCTTTTTTACGTTGCTCTTCTAGCTCTTTCTTAGCCGCTTCTTTTTTTTCAGAAAGTTCTTTTAAGCGTTTTTTATTCTCTTCAGCAATACGTTCTGCTTCTGCTTTTTGTGATTGTAATGCAGATTTATTACCAGATTCTTTTGATAATTCTTTCAGAATCGTTTCTGCTAGAGCAACCTGTGTTGCTTTATTTTGTTCTAATGTTTCTTGTTTTGTTTTTAATTCTTCAGCTGTTTTGTTAACTTCATCAACCTTTTTACTCAAAGTTGCCTTTTTCTTATCAAGAGCTGCTTGATCCTTTTTTTGTGCTTCCATTACATCTTTATTAGCAGAAACTAACTTAGTATAAGCAACTGTACGACTCAACGCATCTGATATTGATTCAGAATCTAACACAATATTCATTAAATCCTGGTCTTCCTGATTTATTTGTGCTGATCTTGCTTGATTTTCAATTTGTTTGTTACGTTTTTCGATGATTACTTTTAATTCATCAATTTCTTTTGTTAATTCATTAATCTCTTTTTCTAATGACGCTTTTTCCGCTAAAACCTTATCTATATCTGCATCCATTTTACTAATTGTAGCATTCAGTTCTTCTAACGATTTATCTGATTCATTTTTCTTTGATGTTAAGTCATCTATTTTTTTTGCGTATTTTCTATTTTTTTATCAACAGTCTCAGCTGTAATAACTGCTGGGCAGACAAATCCAGATAGTGTTGTGGTTAATAAGGTTACGGCAATGGCTTTTTTTAATCTCATCTATCATTTAACTCCAATTCTATCTTTATTTATACTATAAACTATAACATAGTTTATTCATACTTTTGTTACAAAAAAATTACATTTTTTAAGTGACTGTCATTTTCTTGAGATTTACTGTCACATAATAAAATAGCATAAAAAAACCGTTATAAAATAACGATTTTTTTTATGCTGTTAATTGTGTTTTTGCTTGGTCAATTTGTTGTAAAACTTGCATAAATCCTGTCCCACCATAACTATTGCGTCTTTCAACTGCCGTTTTAGATTGTAATACGTCATAAATATCGTCTTCTATCAAGTCAGATAATTCTTTATAACGGGACAATGGAACGTCTTGTAAAAAGTTTCCTACTCGCGTACATTCTAAGACAAGAGAGCCTACAATTTCGTGTGCTTTTCTAAAAGGAATCCCTTTAGTTGCTAGATAATCAGCTAGTTCAGTCGCATTTGAAAAATCTTTTTCTGTCGAATGCAACATTCTTTCTTCATTGACTGTCATACTTTCTAACATGCCTGCCAATATATCAATTGATACCGAAATTGTCTCCACTGTATCAAACATACCTTCTTTATCTTCTTGCAAATCTTTATTATATGCTAAAGGAAGTGACTTCATCACTGTTAAAAGTGAAAACAGATTACCATAAACTCTACCTGTTTTACCACGGATTAACTCTGCCATATCAGGATTTTTTTTCTGCGGCATAATAGAAGAGCCTGTAGAAAAGGTATCTGATAACGTAATATATTGAAATTCATTCGAACACCATGATACAAGTTCTTCACAAATTCGAGACATGTGCATCATTAGTAAACTCGCATTCGATAAAAACTCTACAATAAAATCACGATCAGATACAGCGTCTAACGAATTGGCATAAATTGCTTCAAACCCCATTAACTCCGCAGTCAATTCTCTATCAATCGGAAAGGTTGTTCCTGCTAGAGCTGCAGCACCTAATGGCGAAATATCAGTATGCGA from Vagococcus martis includes these protein-coding regions:
- a CDS encoding 2-hydroxyacyl-CoA dehydratase, whose amino-acid sequence is MTLRSGIDVGSTTVKLVVINEENDVLFSKYERHYSDVKTAAIKILKEAKDVIGDQELTMNITGSGGIGLADLLKIDFIQEVIACTKTVEEVIPETDVAIELGGEDAKITFFDGAMEQRMNGSCAGGTGAFIDQMATLLKTDANGVNELAKNYHTIYPIASRCGVFAKTDVQPLINEGVAKEDIAASIFQAVVNQTIAGLASGRKIKGKIAFLGGPLYFMSELRQRFIETLAIKDEDVIFPDNPQLFVAMGAALDSEGSKANVLSDLIHLLEIEDMSELSTSDRLEPLFQTPEELNDFRERHNKASVRKKDLTTYEGAVFLGIDAGSTTTKLTLIDDEGNLLYSYYGNNEGEPLETTIRIIKDVYKQLPEKAFIAKSAITGYGEKLIQHALKIDIGEVETVAHYKSANYFNPGVDFILDIGGQDMKAMTIKDGVLSSIQLNEACSSGCGSFIESFAKSLNYGVEDFADMALKAIHPVDLGSKCTVFMNSKVKQVQKEGASVGEISAGLSYSVVKNALYKVIKVRRPEELGEKIVCQGGTFYNESVLRAFEQLVGRDVVRPSIAGLMGAFGASLIALEDYELGDESTILSLEELDDLSVKKDRLDCGLCENHCMLTVTLFSDGRQFITGNRCERGARIKVKKEDKKENLVDYKYKRLFKYKPLRKKEVTRGEVGLPRVLNMYENYPLWHTFFTELGFRVRLSPRSNKEVYEKGIETIPSDTVCYPAKISHGHVQSLIDDGVPLIFYPGVIFERQEEKSADNHFNCPIVQSYPDVLRNNMDDIRDGKVDYRNPFLNLADPDSVAIVLYECFKDFDVTPEEVKQALMHGYDELEKFKEDIRAKGEETLRMLTLKGEKGIVLAGRPYHIDPEINHGISQIITQEGFHVLTEDSISHLEEMDNLRVVNQWVYHSRLYAAAKVVGKNKHLEMVQLNSFGCGIDAVTTDQVEEILEKYGKIFTVLKIDEGLNLGAIRIRIRSLKAAMKEREKNNYQPNIQFEEPEKIVFTKEMRKKHTLLLPMLSPIHQSGLFDIALESSGYNVVCLPMMDKEAVNVGLKFVNNDACYPAIISIGQLVEALQSGEYDLDNVSVMMTQTGGGCRATNYIPLLRKALKEAGFGQVPVVSMSLGNKGVESNPGFKFTLPMLKRIAVAVLYGDLFERLVYRTRPYEMNKGEIDVLHQSWLKKVEKNVRNGSLTLFNKNMKQIITDFDTIPLHETNKPKVGIVGEIFVKYSPTANNDIVRLLEEEGAEVVVPDLIGFMNYSLYNQIWKYENLGMPKKNKTYAEFAIKLIEKIEKPMSKALNNSQRFTGIHSIKQLAEDASKVLSIGNHTGEGWFLTGEMIDLLKTGVNNIVCMQPFGCLPNHVVGKGVIKELRHQYPGANIAAIDYDPGVSVVNQLNRIRLMLATAKKNMQTSVEVQVHIIN
- a CDS encoding phage holin family protein, which produces MTYFQRLIINTLAFISLSVLFPSMFYVNSFIVAIVASIVLSALNFLVKPILHILSLPITLITFGLFSFVINGIMLKFTSVIVGEQNFAFSSLGAAVFISLLLSLINSIVINKHTERY
- a CDS encoding PspC domain-containing protein, whose protein sequence is MNRKLTKSNNNIVLTGTLAGIAEYFNIDPTLVRIIYVILSMFTFGSPIVLYIILALIVPASNKPRQTRSPYEGYGHPYAESTKKGRAKRPRKEAQKVEDDDWSDF
- the liaX gene encoding daptomycin-sensing surface protein LiaX, whose protein sequence is MNERERILDLVKKGILTTEEALVLLENIATEKDEKLIDDEAKQVKHTTVDAKKETTYNDSEALEKILERLAEEENRKSVEYDELTVEIQGLRQDIREIEEQLMVFDTMEDLETLTPEKEAEREQLKKDLAYLTETDVQLTAEKAELNEELKSIKKERRDTQETESILGFDIPKEWKEQTNEKINQATGKVEEAGKYFGEFLKKTVDAVSSTVSDNVEWKDVNIKVPGVSSHSFTHEFLYPNSTATLIDVKVANGKVKFKTWDQPDVKVIANVKFYGKLNNNTPFEAFIERSEIVVDEENISFQIPNKRLNCELEFYLPKHLFDHVSVKMLNGDIKIEGMLLGDVFLKSTNGKIKASDIKATMLEVEGVNGDIKVENSEIVDFIGQTVNGEVVSKSSIEHTSVSLINGTIKVTSTDLKPKKIKATVVNGDIKVSLAKQAGIQANCQTNFGSIKNRLEDIEILKEKKERMNQMVEFVREEEEMIQLSLNTTTGSIYLKDND
- a CDS encoding ISL3 family transposase, with translation MSYSQTIKDILNILDLNIIFNENCLSTEKIKGVFSRIFHGFLEESPTCCPHCQSNHSNIIKWGYTTSLIKMPSVSEYVTYIRLKKRRFFCKKCDTTFVLDTPFVSRNNSISNNLKRLIAKQLTSKHAMSDIAKQTSVSTSTVSRVLKEWYEPIKKYSYELPSVLCFDEFKSVKKVAGSMSFIMMNGETNELIDILPDRRLPKIENYFNGFSLANRKQVKYVVSDIYQPYITLTKRVFPNAKVVLDKFHLVQHLGRAFQKIRIKRMTQLKCKDNGVIYRRIKKYWKLLQKSYDKLDYIQQHWRPSFKAYLSEKELLERLLTYDSKLTEAYNTYQQILRAIQTKDYSLFLELINQQTGFKEFIPVFKTLKKYREEIKKHL
- a CDS encoding transposase, translating into MNNHIKVVKRNAYGMRSFYNFKLRLSICLKESAFTSPKKI
- a CDS encoding M23 family metallopeptidase; translation: MDADIDKVLAEKASLEKEINELTKEIDELKVIIEKRNKQIENQARSAQINQEDQDLMNIVLDSESISDALSRTVAYTKLVSANKDVMEAQKKDQAALDKKKATLSKKVDEVNKTAEELKTKQETLEQNKATQVALAETILKELSKESGNKSALQSQKAEAERIAEENKKRLKELSEKKEAAKKELEEQRKKEQKEAEEKQLEAQDSISPSKPSSAIGQSNNNQSDEKPNEVVSLPSQGGFSLPLAGGYTVTSGFGSRPDPTGYSGSHHDGIDLAIGAGTPILASRAGEVVEASYHPSAGNHVIILHDNGLYTYYMHMTSIGTSVGSVVQAGETIGTVGSTGNSTGAHLHFGISSGLWSGFIDPSSILSF
- the argH gene encoding argininosuccinate lyase translates to MKNEKLWGGRFEQSLESWVEEFGASITFDQKMAEFDIKGSIAHAKMLGQTGIIDLVEAETLVKGLEELLAEYHEGKLVFDVTNEDIHMNIEVLLTQKVGAVAGKLHTARSRNDQVATDMHLYLKYHLGDIIEKLSHLRHVLVTLAEKHIETIMPGYTHLQHAQPISLGHYFMAYYSMFTRDSERFEFNISHTDISPLGAAALAGTTFPIDRELTAELMGFEAIYANSLDAVSDRDFIVEFLSNASLLMMHMSRICEELVSWCSNEFQYITLSDTFSTGSSIMPQKKNPDMAELIRGKTGRVYGNLFSLLTVMKSLPLAYNKDLQEDKEGMFDTVETISVSIDILAGMLESMTVNEERMLHSTEKDFSNATELADYLATKGIPFRKAHEIVGSLVLECTRVGNFLQDVPLSRYKELSDLIEDDIYDVLQSKTAVERRNSYGGTGFMQVLQQIDQAKTQLTA